One region of Mycolicibacterium insubricum genomic DNA includes:
- a CDS encoding alpha/beta hydrolase, translated as MATSRTERSFDGVGGIPIVYDTWLPDGDPRAVVVLSHGLGEHAGRYHHVARRFGEAGLATYALDHRGHGRSGGKRVYLRRIEEYTGDFATLRDIATAEHPGLPVIVLGHSMGGAIVFRYACDHPDDYQLVVLSGPAVAAQDSVSPVLQFVGKVLGRLAPGAPVQTLDADAVSRDPEVVVAYKADPLVWHGKVPAGIAGELLRVGESMPEHARALTAPLLVVHGSDDHLVPYPGSEHLVKCVASDDVHLKVYPGLYHEVFNEPEKAVVLGDVVSWIDARL; from the coding sequence ATGGCAACCTCGCGCACCGAACGCAGCTTCGACGGGGTCGGCGGGATCCCGATCGTCTACGACACCTGGCTGCCCGACGGCGACCCGCGCGCGGTGGTGGTGCTGTCCCACGGGCTGGGGGAGCACGCCGGGCGCTACCACCACGTCGCCCGTCGGTTCGGCGAGGCCGGTCTGGCCACCTACGCGCTGGATCACCGCGGGCACGGCCGCTCCGGCGGCAAGCGTGTCTACCTGCGCCGCATCGAGGAATACACCGGTGACTTCGCGACGCTGCGCGACATTGCGACCGCCGAACATCCCGGGCTGCCGGTGATCGTGCTCGGGCACTCGATGGGTGGGGCGATCGTGTTCCGCTACGCGTGCGATCACCCCGACGACTACCAGCTGGTGGTGTTGTCCGGCCCGGCCGTCGCCGCCCAGGACAGCGTCAGTCCGGTGCTGCAGTTCGTGGGCAAGGTCCTGGGCCGGCTGGCCCCGGGGGCGCCGGTGCAGACCCTGGACGCCGACGCTGTCTCCCGGGATCCGGAGGTGGTGGTCGCCTACAAAGCCGACCCGCTGGTCTGGCACGGCAAGGTCCCCGCGGGTATCGCCGGTGAACTGCTGCGGGTCGGCGAGAGCATGCCCGAACACGCCCGCGCCCTGACCGCACCGCTGCTGGTGGTGCACGGCAGCGACGACCACCTCGTCCCGTACCCGGGCAGTGAACACCTGGTGAAGTGCGTGGCCTCCGACGACGTTCACCTCAAGGTGTACCCGGGGCTCTATCACGAGGTGTTCAACGAGCCGGAGAAGGCCGTCGTGCTCGGCGACGTGGTGTCCTGGATCGACGCGCGCCTGTGA
- a CDS encoding DUF2786 domain-containing protein, protein MAEDKLLARIAALLRQAEGTDNPHEAEAFMTAAQRLATATSIDLAVARSHTAKREAAQAPTQRTVTIGEAGSRGLRTYVQLFAVIAHANDVRCDVASNSTYVYAYGFREDLDAVEALYASLVVQMVRTCDGYLATGAHRPTPTITARLNFQLAFGSRVGARLAEAREAARAEAVRRPETSTGTALALRNKEIELHNHYRSVSRARGHWRAARADAGYSSAARRAGDRAGRAARLGGGSELPGARKPLTS, encoded by the coding sequence ATGGCTGAGGACAAGTTGCTGGCGCGGATCGCGGCACTGCTGCGCCAGGCGGAGGGCACCGACAATCCGCATGAGGCGGAGGCGTTCATGACGGCCGCGCAGCGGCTGGCGACTGCGACCTCGATCGACCTGGCGGTGGCACGATCGCACACCGCCAAACGCGAAGCGGCACAGGCGCCCACGCAGCGTACGGTGACCATCGGCGAGGCCGGCAGCCGGGGGCTGCGCACCTACGTGCAGCTGTTCGCGGTGATCGCCCACGCGAACGACGTGCGCTGCGACGTGGCATCGAACTCAACGTATGTGTACGCCTACGGTTTTCGCGAGGACCTCGACGCCGTGGAGGCGTTGTACGCGAGCCTGGTGGTGCAGATGGTGCGGACCTGCGACGGGTACCTGGCCACTGGTGCGCACCGTCCCACCCCGACCATCACCGCCCGGCTGAACTTTCAGCTGGCCTTCGGCTCCCGGGTGGGTGCGCGGCTTGCCGAGGCCCGTGAGGCCGCCCGGGCCGAGGCGGTGCGCCGGCCGGAGACCTCGACGGGAACCGCTCTTGCCCTGCGCAACAAGGAGATAGAGCTGCACAATCACTACCGTTCGGTGTCCCGGGCACGCGGTCACTGGCGTGCCGCGCGGGCAGACGCCGGCTATTCCTCCGCCGCGCGACGGGCGGGCGACCGGGCCGGGCGGGCCGCCCGGCTCGGCGGGGGCTCGGAACTGCCCGGGGCTCGCAAACCGCTGACCTCGTGA
- a CDS encoding TIGR04338 family metallohydrolase produces MTDRDVQRARVYAAESFVHTVFERADQHGCRSIDFFGTALTLPPEARFASIEAVQRYVDRVLELPAVANTWTVGPVRVRGRRGVTRAHYEVVDGVGVIAVPDRSDDDGSRWAMRELVVLHEIAHHLTPGGAPHGPSFVATFCELAGHVMGPEAGHVLRVIYAKEGVR; encoded by the coding sequence GTGACCGATCGCGACGTCCAGCGGGCCAGGGTCTACGCGGCCGAATCGTTCGTGCACACGGTGTTCGAACGCGCGGATCAACACGGTTGTCGCAGTATCGATTTCTTCGGCACGGCCCTGACCCTGCCGCCGGAGGCGCGGTTCGCTTCGATCGAGGCAGTGCAGCGCTACGTGGACCGGGTGCTGGAACTGCCGGCCGTGGCGAACACCTGGACGGTCGGTCCGGTGCGGGTGCGCGGACGCCGCGGTGTAACCCGGGCGCACTACGAGGTCGTCGACGGGGTGGGGGTGATCGCCGTACCGGATCGGTCCGATGACGACGGATCACGCTGGGCCATGCGCGAACTGGTCGTCCTGCACGAAATCGCGCATCATCTGACCCCCGGCGGCGCGCCGCACGGTCCGAGCTTCGTCGCCACCTTCTGCGAACTGGCGGGTCATGTCATGGGTCCCGAGGCCGGCCATGTGCTGCGGGTGATCTACGCCAAGGAGGGCGTGCGCTGA
- a CDS encoding aldehyde dehydrogenase family protein, which translates to MSDNDAVDKALQDLVDGEKIWAATPLGERRRLLEQVRDLVAVHAQDWVDAAAGIKGLATDSPLRGEEWITGPYALAINATALAHSLAKLEAGKSPLDGVRFGTAPGGRTTVDVFPLNFYDRLLLSGFSAKVWLQPGVSSDEALREAGLAERDPGRTHGVGAVLGAGNIFSIAPLDTLYELFAHNRVVALKLNPVTDALLPVWTAVLRPFIHLGVVRILTGGAETGGYLVSHRLVDHVHMTGSSLTHDAIVYGTGEEGALRKAADEPVLDKPVTSELGGVSPTIVLPGKWSKADIRFQAQHVATQRLHNNGYNCVAAQVVVLPKRWAQRQEFIDALTRAIEAAPARPAYYPGSDDRVAAATDTYAEAQRLGRDGARVLVVDPEDRTALLCTEYFGPVLGIIELDCDELDFPDEAARVVNGEFVGTLGVNVIGDPAAIKSMGARFDEFVASLRYGTIAVNAWTGVGYLTATATWGAFPGHTRNDVQSGIGVVHNGFLIDKTERTVVRGPFRPMPRSILHGEASISPKPPWFVNNRTAAGTGRHLVSFAAKRSPAKLPAIFASALRG; encoded by the coding sequence ATGTCGGACAACGACGCGGTCGACAAGGCCCTGCAGGATCTGGTCGACGGGGAGAAGATCTGGGCCGCGACGCCGCTCGGCGAGCGCCGCCGACTGTTGGAGCAGGTCCGCGATCTGGTCGCCGTGCACGCCCAGGACTGGGTCGACGCCGCCGCCGGGATCAAGGGCCTGGCGACGGACTCGCCGCTGCGCGGTGAGGAATGGATCACCGGGCCGTACGCGCTCGCCATCAACGCCACCGCCCTGGCCCATTCCCTGGCCAAGCTGGAGGCCGGGAAGAGCCCGCTCGACGGAGTCCGCTTCGGCACCGCACCCGGCGGGCGGACCACCGTCGACGTGTTCCCCCTCAACTTCTACGACCGGCTGCTGCTGTCCGGCTTCTCGGCAAAGGTGTGGCTGCAGCCCGGCGTCAGCAGCGACGAGGCCCTGCGCGAGGCGGGCCTGGCCGAACGCGATCCCGGCCGCACCCACGGTGTCGGCGCGGTGCTGGGTGCGGGCAATATCTTCTCCATCGCCCCGCTGGACACCCTCTACGAATTGTTCGCGCACAACCGAGTCGTCGCGCTCAAGCTCAACCCGGTCACCGATGCGCTGCTCCCGGTGTGGACCGCGGTGCTGCGCCCGTTCATCCACCTCGGCGTGGTCCGGATCCTCACCGGCGGCGCAGAGACCGGCGGCTACCTGGTTTCCCACCGCCTGGTCGATCACGTGCACATGACCGGCAGTTCCCTGACCCACGACGCCATCGTGTACGGGACCGGCGAGGAAGGCGCGCTCCGCAAGGCCGCCGACGAGCCCGTCCTGGACAAGCCGGTCACCAGTGAACTCGGTGGGGTCTCGCCCACCATCGTGCTGCCCGGGAAGTGGAGCAAGGCCGATATCCGGTTCCAGGCCCAGCATGTGGCCACCCAGCGGTTGCACAACAACGGCTACAACTGTGTGGCGGCGCAGGTGGTGGTGCTACCCAAGCGGTGGGCCCAGCGCCAGGAGTTCATCGACGCGCTGACCCGCGCGATCGAGGCCGCCCCGGCCCGGCCGGCCTACTACCCGGGCTCCGACGACCGGGTGGCCGCCGCGACCGACACCTACGCCGAGGCGCAGCGTCTGGGCCGCGACGGGGCCCGGGTACTCGTCGTCGATCCCGAGGATCGCACCGCGCTGTTGTGCACCGAGTACTTCGGTCCGGTGCTCGGCATCATCGAACTCGACTGTGACGAACTGGATTTCCCTGATGAGGCCGCCCGCGTGGTCAACGGGGAATTCGTCGGCACGCTGGGCGTGAACGTCATCGGCGATCCCGCCGCGATCAAGTCCATGGGTGCCCGGTTCGACGAGTTCGTGGCCTCGCTGCGCTACGGCACGATCGCCGTCAACGCCTGGACCGGCGTCGGCTACCTGACCGCGACGGCCACCTGGGGCGCCTTCCCGGGCCATACCCGCAACGATGTGCAGAGCGGAATCGGCGTGGTGCACAACGGTTTCCTGATCGACAAGACCGAGCGCACCGTGGTTCGCGGGCCGTTCCGGCCGATGCCGCGGTCCATCCTGCACGGTGAGGCCTCGATCTCCCCGAAGCCGCCGTGGTTCGTCAACAACCGCACCGCCGCCGGCACGGGACGGCACCTGGTGAGCTTCGCCGCCAAGCGGTCGCCGGCCAAACTGCCGGCCATCTTCGCCTCGGCGCTGCGCGGCTGA
- a CDS encoding O-methyltransferase, with translation MTEASVRPEIVDELLNRLLLDNDPGLAEVLVSSRAAGLPDISVTPQFAQLLGLLVRMSGARRVLEIGTLGGYSTICLARGVGAEGLVVTLEREPRYAEVAATNLNRTGLTDRVEIRVGAALDTLPTLSGDFDLVFIDADKENYPAYLDWAIRLGRPGTVIVIDNVVRAGEILAPAEQDAAARATLDMLEAMGARPELDTAAIQTVGAKGWDGFALALVKRRQRRYAERSAE, from the coding sequence GTGACCGAAGCCTCAGTGCGACCCGAAATCGTCGACGAGCTGCTCAACCGGCTGCTGCTGGACAACGATCCGGGGCTGGCCGAGGTGCTGGTGTCCAGCCGGGCGGCCGGGCTGCCGGATATCTCGGTCACCCCGCAGTTCGCGCAGCTGCTCGGCCTGCTGGTGCGGATGTCGGGGGCCCGCCGGGTGCTGGAGATCGGCACCCTCGGCGGCTACAGCACCATCTGCCTGGCGCGCGGCGTCGGCGCCGAGGGGCTGGTGGTGACCCTGGAACGCGAACCCCGCTACGCCGAGGTGGCCGCGACCAACCTGAACCGCACCGGTCTGACCGACCGGGTGGAGATCCGGGTCGGCGCCGCGCTGGACACCCTGCCGACGCTCAGCGGCGACTTCGACCTGGTGTTCATCGACGCGGACAAGGAGAACTACCCGGCCTACCTGGACTGGGCGATCAGGCTCGGCCGCCCGGGCACCGTGATCGTGATCGACAACGTGGTCCGGGCCGGGGAAATACTGGCGCCGGCCGAACAGGATGCCGCGGCGCGCGCCACCCTCGACATGCTGGAAGCGATGGGCGCACGCCCGGAACTGGACACCGCGGCGATTCAGACCGTCGGCGCCAAGGGCTGGGACGGTTTCGCGCTCGCACTGGTCAAGCGGCGCCAGAGGCGCTACGCCGAGCGCAGCGCAGAGTAA
- a CDS encoding TM2 domain-containing protein, whose translation MSSFQPNQNPNQPNPYGTPGYPAPSGQASYPGYPPASGGYPAAQPGYPAPYGQPAYGWSDKSKTTAGLLQILLGSFGVGRFYLGYTGLGIAQIAVVWLTCGIGGIWTLIDGIMMLTGKVPDAQGRPLRD comes from the coding sequence ATGTCGTCATTCCAGCCGAATCAGAACCCCAACCAGCCGAACCCGTACGGCACCCCCGGCTATCCGGCACCGTCCGGGCAGGCCAGCTACCCGGGGTACCCCCCGGCAAGCGGCGGCTACCCGGCTGCCCAGCCGGGCTACCCGGCGCCCTACGGCCAGCCCGCCTACGGCTGGTCGGACAAGTCCAAGACCACCGCGGGCCTGCTGCAGATCCTGCTCGGCAGCTTCGGTGTCGGCCGGTTCTACCTGGGCTACACCGGTCTGGGCATTGCACAGATCGCCGTCGTCTGGCTGACCTGCGGAATCGGCGGTATCTGGACGCTGATCGACGGCATCATGATGCTCACCGGCAAGGTGCCCGACGCGCAGGGCCGACCGCTGCGGGACTGA
- a CDS encoding response regulator transcription factor yields the protein MTASQPERLRPVTVTVIDDHDVVHAGIEAWCAQADPPIEVVGCYESPTAYQARPADAPNADVVLLDLQFIGSRPEFAALEKLVDAGQPVIVYSHMLSDEVILTCLDLGAVTYLTKNEGRNHLVAAVHAAHSSHPYVGPRMAKALLADETFGRTGLTEREKEVLTAWFQTENKELVAKRLFISPATVRTHLQRARAKYAAVGRPASTKSALLARAIEDGLLSAADI from the coding sequence ATGACGGCGTCGCAACCGGAACGGCTCCGTCCGGTGACGGTCACGGTGATCGACGATCACGACGTGGTGCACGCCGGCATCGAGGCGTGGTGCGCACAGGCGGATCCGCCCATTGAGGTGGTGGGCTGCTACGAGAGCCCGACCGCCTATCAGGCACGGCCCGCCGATGCGCCAAACGCCGATGTGGTGCTGCTGGACCTGCAGTTCATCGGCAGCCGACCCGAGTTCGCCGCCCTGGAAAAACTCGTCGACGCCGGGCAGCCGGTGATCGTGTACTCCCACATGCTTTCCGACGAGGTCATCCTCACCTGTCTGGATCTGGGCGCCGTCACGTATCTGACCAAGAACGAGGGTCGCAATCATCTGGTCGCCGCTGTGCACGCCGCACATTCGTCCCACCCCTACGTCGGTCCACGGATGGCGAAGGCACTGCTGGCCGACGAAACCTTCGGCCGCACCGGATTGACCGAGCGTGAGAAGGAAGTGCTGACCGCCTGGTTCCAAACGGAGAACAAGGAACTCGTGGCCAAGCGCCTGTTCATCTCACCCGCCACGGTCCGGACGCATCTGCAGCGCGCGCGGGCCAAGTACGCGGCGGTCGGCCGGCCCGCCTCGACCAAATCGGCGTTGCTGGCCCGCGCCATCGAGGACGGACTGCTCAGCGCCGCCGACATCTGA
- a CDS encoding ATP-binding protein encodes MGWGEREPGTGESASLRQLNRRAATVGLLMRNCVGLMVTGVALADPASQASPGGELLLGAVALWSAYRLATRSHRWQPAVVDYLLVVMLSLGLPLLVSGAGFYRYNTAPLAVAGTGVISFAVSVGPAVSLALTVGIAISYACGAAGVVGWEHVAGVSTLYYFGLQWATSAAIRLMVQRVAAAVDRARAARQAAELEREIDDAVRAYEQEQLSLLHDTAASTLMMVGQDSELDPARLAGQARRDLDLLSGTTWTDTSGPVELVAALRHCAQHRITPVRFAGRVELLLDGRTAGPLTAAVAEVLNNVDRHARAASAVITVSDRAVTVADDGVGFDPARVRRGRGVDTSITARMRAAGGAATIVSALGAGTEVTLTWRGWPDEPPAAGPPPAEPPDAVRLIARVRRTFGLALTVYALANLAFAATAGGSGGFDAVLVGISAAATLCALPGILRDDWRLRGPALVVLAAVAVVQPLLLDPAQIGDSTHWTQASIGWCVVPLVLTRSTPVAVGTVVSYWVLGGAVAFLVDPSAAVLVNLGLGTASILGVQFFALVFNGMVREAAVVADAECESHQRLVAGEELARALRAEHQRRFGRLLDNVMALLGELATGEPLTDDLRSRSRAESRRLRALFDQAATFEQPLMRELRTLVDDAEDRGVEVTVDLGGDLDELDAAEVPALVDPIRVIVADARTFVRLVVTGLSGEVSVSAVCDRSAGPETFERSAGAEYVCTDDTVWVAVGRRTAAAVG; translated from the coding sequence ATGGGGTGGGGCGAGCGGGAACCGGGCACCGGGGAGAGTGCCTCGCTGCGCCAGCTGAACCGGCGCGCGGCCACCGTCGGACTGCTCATGCGCAACTGTGTCGGCCTGATGGTCACCGGGGTGGCGCTGGCCGATCCGGCTTCGCAGGCGTCCCCCGGCGGCGAGCTGCTGCTGGGCGCAGTGGCGCTGTGGTCGGCCTACCGGCTGGCCACCCGCAGCCACCGATGGCAACCCGCCGTCGTCGACTATCTGCTGGTGGTGATGCTGAGCCTGGGACTGCCGCTGCTGGTGTCGGGCGCCGGGTTCTACCGGTACAACACCGCGCCGCTGGCGGTGGCCGGCACCGGTGTCATCAGCTTCGCGGTGTCGGTGGGGCCGGCCGTCAGCCTGGCGCTGACCGTCGGTATCGCGATCAGCTACGCCTGCGGCGCGGCCGGCGTGGTCGGTTGGGAGCATGTCGCCGGGGTGTCGACGCTGTACTACTTCGGTCTGCAGTGGGCGACGTCGGCTGCCATCCGGCTGATGGTGCAGCGGGTGGCCGCCGCCGTGGACCGGGCCCGGGCGGCCCGACAGGCTGCCGAACTCGAGCGGGAAATCGACGATGCCGTCCGCGCCTACGAGCAGGAGCAGCTGTCGCTGCTGCACGACACCGCCGCGTCCACCCTGATGATGGTCGGTCAGGACTCCGAACTCGATCCGGCCCGGCTGGCCGGCCAGGCCCGCCGCGACCTAGACCTGCTGTCCGGAACCACCTGGACCGACACCTCAGGCCCGGTGGAACTGGTCGCCGCGCTGCGCCACTGCGCCCAACACCGGATCACCCCGGTGCGGTTCGCCGGCCGCGTCGAACTCCTGCTGGACGGGCGCACGGCGGGACCGCTGACCGCCGCGGTCGCCGAGGTCCTCAACAACGTCGACCGGCACGCCCGCGCCGCATCCGCGGTGATCACCGTGTCGGACCGGGCGGTCACCGTCGCCGACGACGGCGTCGGATTCGACCCGGCCCGGGTGCGTCGCGGACGCGGGGTCGACACCTCCATCACCGCCCGGATGCGGGCTGCGGGAGGCGCGGCGACGATCGTCTCGGCGCTCGGCGCGGGCACCGAGGTGACCCTGACCTGGCGGGGGTGGCCCGACGAGCCCCCCGCCGCCGGCCCTCCGCCCGCCGAACCGCCCGATGCGGTCCGGCTGATCGCCCGGGTGCGGCGGACGTTCGGACTCGCGCTGACGGTGTACGCACTGGCCAACCTGGCGTTCGCGGCCACGGCCGGCGGCAGCGGCGGGTTCGACGCGGTGCTGGTGGGGATCAGCGCCGCCGCCACCCTGTGCGCGCTGCCGGGGATCCTGCGCGACGACTGGCGGCTGCGCGGGCCGGCCCTGGTTGTGCTGGCCGCGGTGGCCGTCGTTCAACCGTTGCTGCTGGACCCGGCGCAGATCGGCGACAGTACCCACTGGACGCAGGCGTCGATCGGCTGGTGCGTCGTTCCACTGGTGCTCACCCGCAGCACGCCGGTCGCGGTCGGCACGGTGGTGAGTTACTGGGTGCTGGGGGGCGCCGTGGCGTTCCTGGTCGACCCGTCGGCGGCGGTGCTGGTGAACCTCGGCCTGGGGACGGCCAGCATCCTGGGGGTGCAGTTCTTCGCGCTGGTCTTCAACGGGATGGTGCGCGAGGCGGCCGTCGTCGCCGACGCCGAATGTGAGTCGCACCAACGCCTGGTCGCCGGCGAGGAACTCGCGCGGGCACTGCGCGCCGAACACCAGCGCCGGTTCGGCCGGCTGCTGGACAACGTCATGGCGCTGCTGGGCGAGCTGGCCACGGGTGAACCGCTGACCGACGATCTGCGCAGCCGGTCCCGTGCCGAATCACGAAGATTGCGGGCGCTTTTCGACCAGGCGGCGACTTTCGAGCAGCCGTTGATGCGGGAGCTGCGGACACTGGTGGATGATGCCGAAGACCGTGGTGTGGAGGTCACCGTGGATCTCGGCGGCGACCTGGACGAACTGGACGCAGCCGAAGTCCCGGCGCTGGTCGACCCGATCCGGGTGATCGTCGCCGATGCCCGGACATTCGTGCGGCTGGTGGTTACCGGGCTGTCGGGGGAGGTCAGCGTCAGCGCCGTATGCGACCGGTCGGCCGGACCGGAGACCTTCGAGCGGAGCGCCGGAGCCGAGTATGTGTGCACCGACGACACGGTGTGGGTGGCAGTGGGCCGGCGGACCGCGGCAGCCGTGGGGTGA
- a CDS encoding TIGR00645 family protein: MSASDSAVTEPPYRSFTGFIGTSIFVSRWLQAPLYLGLIVAQAVYVVVFWKELVHLVKDFNHLDEASVMLIVLGLVDVVMIANLLIMVIIGGYETFVSRIRMDSHPDKPEWLSHVNPNVLKVKLAMSIIGISSIHLLKSFINAQNIPPETLKWQTIIHMAFIASALGLAYVDWISARVATINHGTPEDD, translated from the coding sequence ATGTCCGCGTCAGACAGCGCCGTGACGGAACCGCCGTACCGGTCGTTCACCGGGTTCATCGGCACGTCCATCTTCGTCAGCCGGTGGCTGCAGGCACCGCTGTATCTGGGCCTGATCGTCGCCCAGGCCGTCTACGTGGTTGTGTTCTGGAAGGAACTCGTCCACCTGGTCAAGGATTTCAACCACCTCGACGAGGCGTCGGTAATGCTGATCGTCCTGGGCCTGGTCGACGTGGTGATGATCGCGAACCTGCTGATCATGGTGATCATCGGCGGCTACGAGACGTTCGTGTCCCGGATCCGGATGGACTCCCATCCCGACAAGCCGGAATGGCTCAGCCACGTGAACCCGAACGTGCTGAAGGTGAAGCTGGCGATGTCGATCATCGGGATCTCGTCGATCCACCTGCTCAAATCCTTCATCAACGCCCAGAACATCCCGCCCGAGACGCTGAAGTGGCAGACCATCATCCACATGGCGTTCATCGCCTCGGCCCTCGGGCTGGCCTACGTCGACTGGATTTCCGCCCGGGTGGCCACCATCAATCACGGTACGCCCGAGGACGACTGA